The Papaver somniferum cultivar HN1 chromosome 6, ASM357369v1, whole genome shotgun sequence genome segment ATAAGATGGCTTCTTCACTTCAAGAATCATGTCACAAAGTTGATTAAAGTTTGCAAGTTAACTCTTTCAACCTTTGCTTTTAAAGAGTTGGCTGGAATTTGTCATATTTAAGGTAAAGTAATGACTCATTAACACTAAGAATACTACTTTTTAACTATGAAAGGAATAAGTTCTTCTGTGATATTTTAATGAATGTGAATAACACGGTTTCTTTTGGTTGGAGTTGACTAAGACTTTGTCGCCCACATTTTCTGCTGAAGAAATCATTTGAgtaagaaaagaaataaatggTTTCTCCTGTGGGGGGTAGGCAGGAAAAGCAATAAAATTGAGATTAGGGATGAACTGGGTTGCACCAATACCGCCACGGGTGTCTGACACAGCAGCGTGTCCTCGTGTCCAATACGGCAGTTCTGAAAAACTATAATACGGGGACACAGCGGTATATGTTGAAGTACCGTCAATTTTTAAGATATATATAGAAATGTAAACGAGAAAACCACACAACTGTATTTGTTTTGCACTTGTTTACAattgcacaagtgtatttctgctAGCACATGCATGTTTTCGACTACAATCTTCCTTAGAGGTAGGTGACCTTTAGTTCTCAGCTGTTTCCTAGTTTATAGTAAGATAGAAGTATTTTAGGTGTGTCCGAGTATGTGTGGCTGTGTCCGTACGGGGACACACGATACGGGGAGTCCCAAGAAGTATTGGTGCAACCCAGGGGATGAAGACTAAAATAGGTTATGAAGGTATCAAGTTCTTCCAGAAAAATGATGCATTACTAACATTCAGCTACCATGTTGCATCCATCAATTACCCGTTACGAACATCTCAGATGATTACCAGACTTCCTCTCAACTGGTACTAAGTTGCACGAGAAAGATTTAAATCTACCCATTGTTTATGACTTATTCTTTAGGAACATCTTACACAATTATCAGACTTCCTTTCAATTGGGATTAAACTAGACCATAAAGGTTTAACAGTTACCCATGGGGAAAAGAAAGGTATCCCCTCTACCTTCTGATAAAACCTACACTCTGCATAAGCAGACCACTGTACTTGTTCGGAACATTTATAATACATATTCTGATAAAACCTACTCTTTACGGCAAAATGTGTAACAGACAGGACCTAAAATTTCCTCACGACAATATTGAGATTTAACACCAGAGTTACCGACTGAGTCCAGAATGAGATCACGACCCATTAGACAACATCAAATCTGAGACGGAACAAACTACACATGTTTCTAAATCTGTTAGTGTTTAGAAGAACCTGTCAATGCTTATCGACCGTTCTACCGCGGAAACAATGTCTTGCATTCTCGTGTTTCATCTGCTAAAACTAATGTACCAATCACTACAGTCTAAAAGAAGATTCCAGCCCAATTTCGCCGATAAATCCTAGAATTCTGACCAACATTTTAACAGATTTAATTCAGTAAACCCAGTTGTGCAATGAACTCACTTATGATTTCAATAAAACATTTCCCTTCGTCCTAAcatgattcaatcacacaaaatgAGCAGTTTAACAAACAAAGAATTGCATATAAAAATCATACCTGAATTATGCCCTTAATTCGCCAAACTCCCCTAACATAAACCACAATATGAGAATCATCAGGATGAAGTGCTTCAACTTCTTTCCTAACCTCCTCAACACCAACATTATGATCAATCGATAACCTTTCAGCAACAACAGGATTACTCCTCCTCCCCCCAGAACCTTTCTTACCAAGAACAGCTCTAGAATCACCAGCATTCGCTACATACAATACATCATCAGAAATAGCTCCAACCAAACAACATGATCCAACTGAAGCCATTTGTGGTCTAGCAGGCCATGATCTCTTAACAATTCTCAAAAACTCCTCCTCGGTATTACCAAAAGCTTTCTTAATCACATCAGTTGACAATCCACCTTGTTCTGAAGCCAATTCTACAATAAACAATCAAAAACCAATTAGTGTTTTATCATACAAATACTAAAACGGATTTCATTAAAAATGAATAGAAGGAAGAAACTTTACTGTGGAGATGACCAAAGAGATGAGTATTAATAAAACGAGAAGCTTCAGGACCACCATGACCATCATAAACACCAATATAAGTAGCAGAAGGTGatgtaaatacttgagtttgatcTTCAAGTGACGAATTAGCTTGTACTACTGCAATTGAGAAATCACCAGAAGCATGTGGTTTTAAATCCGTATGCCATAATAacacatcatttcttctacttccAAAACATCTCTCTAATGGCCTTGAACATAATCTCAACATCTTTTAACTGTTTTGATGAGAAATGGGTGAGAGATTAATGTGGAGAGGGAGAAGAAGAgagtattgatttttttttcagagAGAAATGGGAATTTTTTGGGAAGGTGGAAGAAAAAGGAGGAAAAAGACTATAAGAAGCAGAAGTCGTGTTGATACCGCGTCATGTAAAAAGATTTATACACGCGGTGGAGTCGGAGTTTTAACGTAAGTATTGGGATATTGAGGTGTATCTAGagtgtatgtatatatatttatgcTTTGATATTTGTTTGATGCTGACTGACATCCATGGCCATGATGATGGATACTTTGGAATTTCAACGAGAAAACCGCAGTTTTCCGTAGTGGAGACAAATGGAGAATGTGAAATGGACCACCTGCTTATCTCTATTGTTTCTTTTTCACATTTTGGAGTTTTTTCTCTTCTGGTTAAAGAGACTCGGTCAACTTGGCCTCTTCATATAAGCTGATAAATTTTTGAAATTTGTCCTAATGGCTTAAACCATATGATTTTTGCCTTTTTTTGATGATAGGTTTACCTACCTATGGCTTTTTATTTGTTTCTAGTTTTCCATTGGAAGATGTTACACCAATGCCAGACGGACCCTAAGAGTTTTAGTCAAGTAGTAGACCAGATGAAACTAGGAAACCCAAAACTAATACAGTATTTTACTAATTTCCACTAGAGTTTGCTGCGTAGCATGTGTTTAGTGGAGGTGGCATCAACTACCTACCTACCTACACGAGACACTACTACTTTGTGTTTGCTCCTATCCTATGTTtatttggtgatgaagcggtGTCCAAGTTCTATGTTTGTACGTGGCCACACACATGACACATGTCTTGTTTTCATTCTTAGCTTCAACTGCAATTTTGAATTTGCCTAAAAACGGAAACTTGACTTAGTTTAACTGCCAATAACGAGACTCATACATTCGACACGGTCTTTTTTGCCGTATTTGTATATCAATTTCTAAAAGTCTCAGAGTGGATCCTTCCTCCCAAGGCTTAAGTTGTTGTTTCCATCATCATTCATTTAAACACCGTATTGAGTAAGTTAGGTTTAATAAGGTGGAAATGTAGTCCAGGTGTTGAAAAAATTTGGTCGATTTGTCAACCCTTCTGACTTCCCATTGGAAGATGTCACAGTTATAAGAAACTTGATGCCAATACCTAAATTTTTTAGTCAAGCAGACTTGATGAATGATGGACTATGATACCCAAAACGAAGTATTTTAGAGAAATCCACTGGAGTTGTCGTGTAACATGTGTTTGTTGGTGACATCAATCAACAGATTTATCATTAACTAACTACCACTCATTAAGACACTTAGAAAAAATGTTGGCTTATGTTTAATTGGCGATGattctctctatttttttttagCTAAGTCATATGATTAAAGCCAAAAATAGTAATTACCCAAGTGGCCCGAAGGTCCCAGACCCTATAAAGAAATAAAGGACAGATAAAACTTTTAAATATCTAAGAAATGAAAGAAATAGGCAAAACAGGCCCTTACAAGAAACCGTAAAAATCTATAACTCCCATATAAATTTCAAGCATTATCTTCACAGGAACTTCAAGCTTCATAAAAATTACTAGCAATTAACTTCATTTAAAACTGGGTTTATGTGGTGGTAAAGGACCACGAAATTTACTACTCTTTGATGTATTATCATCAACTGTTGTTGTAGCCTTCTTCATATTTATCCAGTTCAAGACTCTCTGAGCTTCTTCCTCCGCAACAGGGTCAAACGCACTATTGATACTAGAAGAGTTTAATGTAGACACCACTGGAATATAATTTACAATCGTTGTTTGGTTAGTATTAGCCTCCATCCCCTCATTATAATCTTTTTCAACTTGCTTGCCATTCTCATCAACCAATGGAGACTCATTAGCCACCTTCTCAGCCAATTCATCAATAAGATTATTTGCTGCAATATCTATAATTTTTTGAGCGAACTTCAACATTTGTAACCCATCTTCCTCCAATCTCTTCTTATAATTTCTTGATGAATCTCTCTAATATGATGTGAAGCGGTGTCCAAGTTCTATGTCAATTGCATTGTGTAGACAGACACATGTCTTGTTAACATTCCTAGCGTGATCTGAAAATCTGCAACTTAATTATTTAAACAGAATCATATTATTAAACTTTGATTCTATCACTTTCAGCCTCTTGTCAAACTCAGTCCCAATCCCTTGGATAGTTGGACTCCCTCTTCGATGGCAGATGCAATTTTCTAGAATCCCCATTGTTGGTGGTGGTTTCTTTGGAAAAGCAAAAGAATTTTGCAAATTCGCCTCAGAAAGAGTCTCAGAGACACATTTATATATGCTAGCGCTTTACCCACGTGAACTCTCTATATATatttaatactccctctgtttttttttttttgaaaagtggtactttcactttttcattttagcattTGTATTGTACTCGTCTCTGTACTGTGTCTACATTGATTAATCTTCAAATGGATCGGCCAATATGATATAGAACAACATTGAACCTGTTCCAAGTTGCAACAATTCCACAGTTGATTTCTTAAACTTGTTCCATATATATCAATATTTAGACTCCCATTGAGTAATATCTCAGGCCGCAGAATTTCCACGGCTGAATTATTTGAACCTGTTCTATATGAGCTCCATGTTCAAATTCTCATATGAATAACATTAATTTTTTACTATTTTCGCAAAGAAAATAGCACATAAGCATGAAAGAAAAGTACATGTTCACTCTCAAAAGGTCAAACAATGACCGGTAAAACGTGTACTGGCACTTGTCTGGAAAGCCACAGGCATCGCACCATAAACACCACGACGTTGGGGCATATGCCCATCGCCAAAAAAATTATGCATGACACCAACATATGCAAGCACCAAGTTGTCTGCGGGACTAGGATGATGGAAGTATGCACGGGGAAAGGCATAACCCAGCGCCAGACCTAGCATGCACGACGTTGGGAATTTCCTGGTGTCATATCTTTGTTTGCATGACGCTGAGCAATGCCAGCGAAAAACCTTCATGTGCATGATGCTAGGACGACTCCTTGTACGACCCTAGTGCCAGTCTCTCTTCAAAGCAACCAGAGCCAGACTCTCTTCATGGCCACCAGAGCCAGACTCTCTTGCACGACGCTTGGGATTACAGACTTCTTAATGCCTATCACCAGACTCATATTTCATGGCGTTGGGCCATGCCCAATGCCAAACCCAAGTAGGGACAACGTTGGTGTATGCCCAGTGCCAGACATTCTCTGCACGCATGCCGTGGCCATGCAAGCTCCTTGCTAATGCCATTTTACAGAGACTTTTTCTTTACTCATGTGTGTGTCGAGTCTGAGCAGTGGCGGAGCCAGACTTTGAAAATGAGGGGGACTAAAAAAATATTATACATACATTAGTGGACTACATGTAAAACGTATTATAAAAtcaacagactttttatggttTTGTGGTTTTAGGGGGGCTAgagccagggttagtcaacccttggctccgcccctgagTCTGAGATACCTCCTTGAGCTCTGAGTCACAAATATTCTACAAAAAAGTCTCTCACTTGAGATTGCATAAAATGCCCAGCCTTGTTGACATACCAATCCCTCATCCTTGGTGCAATACCAAGACTTCAGCCGTGGTGAAACACCAAACCTTTGTCTTATTCACGTGTGTATCGAGTCTTATTTACCTTCTCGAAAGCTGAGATCATCACTAAGATGTCATCTTTGATCAATCAAATCATCACCGAATATCACCTTGCTCAGATGCCCATGACATCATCATCATGGCTCAACACTCAGGAAATGGGGATATAGTCTATTCTTAAACTTAATAAAACACAAATTATTCATCGAATCATTATTACTACAAGATTTAACACTAGTCAGTATATTCATGGCGGATCATCTAGTATTAGCACGTCATGGCTCTGACTTAGCGAGAATAAGAGGTAGTCCATGATtccacaacctatgatatttcaattatatggaaaatataatgcggaaaagaaataacacagacaccagaaattttgtcaacgagaaaaccgcaaatgcagaaaaaccccgggacctagtccatatttgaacaccacactgtattaagccactacagacactagcctactccaagttaacttcggactggaatgtagttgagccctaaccaatctcatactgatcaaggtacagttgtgctccttacgtctttgaatcctagcaggaatctacacacttgattcccttagctgatctcacccacaactaagagttgctacgacgacccaaagtcgaagacttgataaaccaatctatctcacacataaaagtatattgaatatataaatatatatcccacatatatacctatgagttttttttcgtcttttgataaatcaaggtgaacaggaaccaattgatataccagacttatattcctgaagaacaagctagaaatatcaatctcctcacaataatgttaatcgtatggtagcgaaacaagatattgtggaatcacaaatgatgagacgaagatatttgcgactactttttatcttgcctatcagacaTTAAATCTCTAGCAAatgttagagaagatagtactcaatcacgatagaaaatagcaagatcagaacatgcaactacagagaaaatagttgggcctggcttcacaatcccaatgaagtatttggtagacacatttttgtgtctgaattgtcctcaatgtctgtattgctagtgcttgattttgtacttattatggtttttttatgtttgtgtaggtgtttttggaaaaatacacttgtgtggaaaaagttgctcaaaaaatgctatttggacccctggaggacatttgctatacggaccccatatttggctaagggacacccaaggttatacgtagcccaaattcatcctcatcacccaaatttgtcctcagcacccatctgctattcgcaccccagaaaaggataggggcacttcatcttcaacatttcaaaaataaaaaatggcgggaataatattcacttcactgcagatttttcgatcggattttggaggagtttttgtgcgattcaatcgctgaaacttcatgggtagttgtgatatgtcctaacagagctggtatgggtgtttgtttcgatcaaatttggctagataacccaagatatgaaatcagagcatcacgggttggttttccattccgagtcctgattgagtaaccaagagattttcgcgtggcgaCTGCATGTgggaacacttctggacaatgactggatgcgttgagagtaatttggcgtgggaaaacagcgtgagaagctaaatcagggaagaaaatattcccagaatatttttcatcaaggccgagttaagagagaattatcttgagttatagcgagatttcttggtgctactaggtataaataggttcctaggatcacatagaagcggtctggagagtttgggagagtttagagtaacaacaaaggagattgatcgtgttgcagagaaaacttttctgctaattctaggaagaacacgaagaacaaaagaccaccagaggcagtcgtttatcaacagtgacaacgacagacacatgagggtcgcagagatacaacaacaacagttcttttctatcgttctttgtaacagtgttttgcaacaattataaacgttgcaaacacccgatttttcattattatctctccatttcatctttgtaaataaattttgagcatgaatcaatactttgagcaagtttatacaatgatgagctaaacccatcctctggggcgacggaggaagctatttcgccaataaaatgtggtaatctctattttatttaatttctacaattgttatatgattttttgccttgataaataaaaaaaaaaaatggttcaattgatggagcatgctatcctagggttttgatgtcccatactttcgatttacaattgttatttctaaaaaaaatcaacttttgcaatatttagaatcaatttgaatgaaggatttgcataattataattagagaatataaaatcactttgatattggtaattagtggaatccatagccccaatattctccatatttttcgtatcacttttatttaagtttcctatattttattcaaaattaagtctaaaatctgctttcacaagtcttgaacgaatcttattactacaacaactttgaaaacacatcagtatacgacttttgtctgaaataggagatatagtagatagaattttgagtgacagatgagttcaagaatccacataccttttgttgatgaagttccacaagcctcCATTactatttcttcatctttgatcgatgaatgtcgtgaagtctaaagcttaactacactttctatcctaatccgagacttagctataagtagactagaaatcaagacttatagttttgtcaactaaacttgacaacaagcttgagatagcaacggttgcgagttcgacgagtagtgctctaacaatctccccctttgtcaattttaatgacaaaactatcaatacatatggtatacaaaataaataaactttgtagctctcaatccaaatgcttgatttccttagttcttcaacattactcgaaatcttcgtcacttccaagtattccagtgattctgaatgtgttcaactcagcatcatagttgttgaagatccgtagctataacaatgagaaaacagtagctctcaatcaatGTTATATAGTGTGacaatattattacacagcatcaaagtccaattatatcacaactttgacaacaatactatggtgatatgtatcactaccccttagtcaatacttcatctcacatgaaaaccactctcccttacataatgatttgtaaaccatatgtatttgtagtgtgaactacacattaattccccccatttttgtcaatataaattggtaaaggtataaaaactagtgggatcctaatgaaattttcatagagatacttcatgaccaaaagagaacatatcaactttgtttcgacgatttcacatagtcgaaactagtgtattcatcaaggagttcataaagatacaagaaaactcctacaatattccacaacctcactccccacaaagatttggcaattaagcacaagttcagttaagaactctcccccataaaatgtcattctcgaaagaacagcaagagcgaccttacttcacaagaaaagaggatttctttggacattaacaaatcacatgaaacatgaatttgtatccaaaatactcaattaaattaaccacaagagaacccatgattaatttaatcgaaaatgttcagcacaagagaacttatggagccacacagtactttcacatagaagtggatcagggaaagaccaatactgtagagtattcaaagattcattctattcttcatcaatatttgcatagagacatgaatagacttaatctttgtaaacacctatcttccatcaatatctgcataatgacataataggcttaacttttgacatatatgggacaatcatagttcacgggcgcaaatacacatatcccataacaagttgcaatat includes the following:
- the LOC113289216 gene encoding probable protein phosphatase 2C 63 — protein: MLRLCSRPLERCFGSRRNDVLLWHTDLKPHASGDFSIAVVQANSSLEDQTQVFTSPSATYIGVYDGHGGPEASRFINTHLFGHLHKLASEQGGLSTDVIKKAFGNTEEEFLRIVKRSWPARPQMASVGSCCLVGAISDDVLYVANAGDSRAVLGKKGSGGRRSNPVVAERLSIDHNVGVEEVRKEVEALHPDDSHIVVYVRGVWRIKGIIQVSRSIGDMYLKKPEFNRDPLFQHFGSPVPLKRAVMTAEPSIEIRKINPQDLFLIFASDGLWEQLTDEAAVDIVFKNPRRGIAKRLVSAALQEAARKREMRYEDMKRIEKGTRRHFHDDISVVVIYLDQHQQQHGSRSDRFRGHNTVDCTNAPVDIFSLNAEEEEEVPLHLGS